The following are encoded together in the Planctobacterium marinum genome:
- the ggt gene encoding gamma-glutamyltransferase, producing the protein MFSALLLVSFSGNAFDRITGKHFASRSEVIAQNGMAATSQPLATQVALDVLKAGGNAIDAAIAANAMLGLVEPTGCGIGGDLYAIVWDAKSKKLHGLNASGRSPQSLQMSHFEALGLAKIPSFGPLPVSVPGAVDGWYQLHDKFGSMPMAELLSPAIQYARNGFPVSELIAHYFALNEARIGHYPGFKETFYVNGGVPKKGDIFTNPALAATYEKIATGGRDAFYKGDIALIIAAYMKEQGGFLQYEDLASHTSDWVEPLSASYRGYDVWELPPNGQGIAALQILNVMELFDVEEMGFGSSDYVHAFVEAKKLAFEDRARFYSDMDFNKQPIDMLISKEYAQTRRQLIDMNKAAKRYDAGPYEGDTIYLTTADSEGNMVSLIQSNYRGMGSGMTPTGLGFVLQNRGELFALQEDHFNAYAPGKRPFHTIIPAFVTRNGKPWISFGVMGGGAQPQMHAQVIMNLIDFGMNLQEAGDAPRILHSGSSQPTGEMMIDGGYVSLENGFSAQTRRELLGKGHSLREVSGWFGGYQAIMRDPKTGVYYGASESRKDGQAAGY; encoded by the coding sequence TTGTTCAGCGCTTTGCTGCTCGTTAGTTTTTCCGGAAATGCTTTTGACCGAATCACCGGAAAACACTTTGCCAGTCGATCGGAAGTCATTGCTCAAAATGGTATGGCGGCAACCAGTCAACCGTTGGCCACTCAGGTGGCATTGGATGTCTTAAAAGCCGGTGGTAACGCCATTGATGCCGCGATAGCCGCGAATGCTATGCTGGGTTTGGTGGAACCTACAGGCTGTGGTATCGGCGGTGATTTGTATGCCATAGTCTGGGATGCTAAGTCTAAAAAGTTGCACGGTTTGAATGCTTCAGGCCGCTCACCCCAAAGTTTGCAAATGAGTCATTTTGAAGCGCTCGGGTTAGCGAAAATCCCGTCTTTTGGGCCCTTACCTGTTTCGGTTCCGGGCGCGGTAGACGGTTGGTACCAATTGCATGACAAATTTGGTTCCATGCCAATGGCGGAATTACTGAGTCCGGCGATTCAATACGCCCGAAATGGTTTTCCCGTATCGGAGTTGATTGCTCATTATTTTGCCCTAAACGAAGCTCGTATAGGCCATTATCCCGGCTTCAAAGAAACATTTTATGTTAATGGTGGCGTACCAAAAAAAGGTGACATTTTTACCAACCCTGCATTGGCTGCCACTTACGAAAAGATTGCCACAGGTGGCCGTGACGCATTTTACAAAGGCGATATCGCCCTTATTATTGCTGCCTACATGAAAGAGCAGGGGGGCTTTTTGCAATACGAAGACCTGGCGTCTCACACCTCCGACTGGGTAGAGCCTCTATCCGCCAGTTATCGTGGCTATGACGTCTGGGAGTTGCCGCCTAACGGACAAGGCATAGCGGCACTGCAAATTTTGAATGTTATGGAGCTATTTGATGTAGAAGAGATGGGCTTTGGTTCTTCCGACTATGTTCACGCATTTGTGGAGGCGAAAAAGTTAGCCTTTGAAGACCGGGCGCGCTTTTATTCCGACATGGACTTTAACAAACAACCTATTGATATGCTGATTTCTAAAGAGTATGCGCAAACCCGCAGACAGCTTATTGATATGAATAAAGCGGCGAAGCGCTATGATGCAGGCCCTTACGAAGGAGACACTATCTACCTCACTACCGCAGATAGTGAGGGCAACATGGTGTCACTTATCCAGAGTAACTATCGAGGTATGGGTTCGGGCATGACGCCAACAGGCCTGGGCTTTGTGTTGCAGAATAGAGGTGAGCTATTCGCTTTGCAGGAGGATCACTTCAACGCCTATGCCCCCGGTAAGCGTCCATTCCATACAATTATCCCGGCGTTTGTTACTCGCAATGGTAAACCTTGGATTAGCTTTGGTGTCATGGGGGGCGGCGCACAACCACAAATGCATGCCCAGGTGATAATGAATCTGATTGATTTTGGCATGAATTTACAGGAAGCTGGCGATGCACCGCGTATTCTCCACAGTGGTTCCAGCCAACCAACGGGTGAAATGATGATAGATGGCGGTTATGTCAGTTTGGAAAATGGCTTTTCAGCGCAAACGCGACGGGAATTGCTGGGCAAGGGACATTCTTTGCGTGAAGTCTCGGGTTGGTTTGGTGGTTATCAGGCCATCATGCGGGATCCGAAAACCGGTGTATATTACGGTGCTTCTGAGAGCCGTAAAGACGGTCAGGCGGCAGGATATTGA
- a CDS encoding Dyp-type peroxidase yields MPQPQKGICAEPNLHALYLMFNVIDEQDHAIREKLAKILDVFNHYDEEHYEAMISGVVAIGSNYWMELYPGELPLELAPFPDMSCEDRSAPVVPSDLFIQIRADRADICHAIGVEVYELLKIHVELVEQVKGFRYLDGRDLTGFVDGTENPKGMKKLDVAIVADEDPNFTGGSYIHVQRYRHNLDRWNQVEVEEQEKIIGRTKSDDVEFLSHKKARFAHTKRTSLKDDEGNSLEILRQSMPYGNMKVQGLFFVSCCKSSKPFTKMLESMIFGDETGTYDKLLDFTTPETGAAYFAPSVDFIKRLGKIPPAHF; encoded by the coding sequence ATGCCACAACCACAAAAAGGCATCTGTGCAGAGCCAAATCTGCATGCCTTATATTTGATGTTCAATGTGATTGATGAGCAAGATCATGCGATTCGAGAAAAGCTGGCTAAAATCCTCGATGTCTTCAATCACTACGACGAAGAGCATTATGAAGCCATGATTTCGGGGGTTGTGGCGATTGGTAGCAACTATTGGATGGAGCTGTATCCCGGAGAGCTACCTCTTGAACTGGCGCCTTTTCCTGACATGTCCTGCGAAGACCGCAGTGCACCTGTGGTTCCCAGTGATTTGTTTATTCAAATCCGGGCTGACAGAGCAGATATCTGCCATGCCATTGGCGTTGAGGTTTATGAGTTGTTGAAAATTCACGTGGAGCTGGTAGAGCAAGTGAAAGGTTTTCGCTATCTGGATGGCAGAGATCTTACCGGCTTTGTGGACGGTACCGAAAACCCTAAAGGCATGAAGAAGCTGGATGTAGCTATTGTAGCCGATGAAGACCCCAATTTTACCGGTGGTAGCTATATCCATGTGCAGCGCTATCGGCACAACCTGGATCGCTGGAATCAGGTTGAAGTGGAAGAGCAGGAGAAGATCATCGGCCGCACAAAATCTGACGATGTCGAGTTTTTGTCCCACAAAAAAGCCCGCTTTGCTCACACTAAACGCACCAGTCTGAAAGACGACGAAGGCAATAGTTTGGAAATTCTGCGGCAAAGTATGCCGTACGGTAATATGAAGGTGCAGGGCTTGTTTTTTGTTTCTTGCTGCAAGAGCAGCAAACCCTTTACCAAAATGCTGGAAAGTATGATTTTTGGCGATGAAACAGGGACATACGATAAATTACTGGACTTCACTACACCTGAAACAGGCGCCGCCTATTTCGCGCCATCCGTGGATTTTATCAAGCGATTAGGGAAAATTCCGCCGGCCCATTTTTAA
- the cspE gene encoding transcription antiterminator/RNA stability regulator CspE — protein MSKLTGSVKWFNEDKGYGFLTPEEGGKDVFVHFRAIKSEGFKVLVEGQRVEFEVQQGQKGPQAAEVVVL, from the coding sequence ATGTCTAAATTGACAGGTTCAGTTAAGTGGTTTAACGAAGACAAAGGTTACGGTTTCTTAACTCCAGAAGAAGGCGGCAAAGACGTATTCGTTCACTTCCGTGCCATCAAATCTGAAGGTTTCAAAGTGTTGGTTGAAGGTCAGCGCGTAGAATTTGAAGTACAACAAGGTCAGAAAGGTCCTCAGGCTGCTGAAGTTGTAGTACTTTAA
- a CDS encoding DUF3750 domain-containing protein gives MKFRKFILLFVISFLLAACSGNNWRTASRAPAGIAADPLLHKEAVIEFYAANAFSWRGWFAVHTWVAIKDKDEPEYTVYEVVGWRVRHGQPALREYKTATPDRYWYGAKPEKFHTISGEKAEALIPQITAAVANYPWADEYTLFPGPNSNTFPAWVGLQVPELGLDMPFRAIGSGYAD, from the coding sequence ATGAAATTTCGAAAATTTATTCTTCTGTTTGTTATATCTTTTTTGTTAGCAGCCTGTTCGGGCAATAACTGGCGCACTGCCAGTCGCGCGCCGGCGGGCATCGCTGCTGATCCGTTATTACATAAGGAAGCCGTTATCGAATTTTATGCGGCCAACGCGTTTAGTTGGAGGGGCTGGTTCGCAGTGCATACTTGGGTGGCAATAAAAGATAAGGATGAGCCTGAATACACAGTTTATGAGGTAGTGGGCTGGCGCGTTCGACATGGTCAACCCGCATTAAGAGAATATAAAACAGCAACACCAGACCGCTATTGGTACGGAGCAAAGCCAGAAAAATTCCACACTATCAGCGGCGAAAAAGCTGAAGCTTTAATTCCGCAAATTACTGCCGCTGTAGCTAATTACCCTTGGGCAGATGAGTACACCCTGTTTCCTGGTCCCAACAGCAATACCTTTCCAGCTTGGGTGGGTTTGCAGGTACCAGAGCTGGGGCTGGACATGCCCTTTCGCGCCATTGGTAGTGGTTATGCGGATTAA
- a CDS encoding Rossmann-like fold-containing protein translates to MHVRRYNSRSLIINNNKSMYLHPSWSALTIGDGDLSFSLALTQKYPDLRVCASVLDTEQEVREKYQLNAIDALRNTGHKVCFALDITAPHSFPSGLAADFDVTIFQFPLVPNNGPRKPGQSWHQGADSNLLNRRLLSDFIKHSASYFLSPRGARLCYITSKDVKPYCDWHIECLGAQSTLQYLGDMPFTPVDFHGYRVRNVDRDKQVKSTAARTYVWSDKALSEPIPQLSPPITTAQYCSLCKVGPVADEQDWFNHLNSKQHKRRAEYQQNWENYLVESD, encoded by the coding sequence ATGCATGTAAGACGCTACAATAGCCGCTCTTTGATTATCAATAACAATAAATCTATGTATCTGCATCCATCTTGGAGCGCACTCACTATTGGTGATGGCGACCTGTCTTTTTCACTGGCATTAACCCAAAAATACCCAGATTTGAGAGTTTGTGCCAGTGTCCTTGATACAGAGCAAGAGGTAAGGGAGAAGTATCAACTCAATGCCATCGATGCACTGCGAAACACCGGACATAAGGTGTGTTTCGCACTGGATATCACCGCGCCTCATAGTTTTCCGTCTGGGCTGGCCGCGGATTTTGATGTGACTATTTTTCAATTTCCATTGGTGCCCAACAATGGCCCACGCAAGCCCGGTCAAAGCTGGCATCAAGGTGCAGATAGCAATCTTTTGAATCGACGTTTACTGAGTGATTTTATCAAACACTCCGCCAGTTACTTTTTGTCCCCCCGAGGGGCTCGCCTTTGTTATATCACTTCAAAGGATGTAAAGCCCTACTGCGACTGGCATATCGAATGCTTAGGTGCACAAAGTACATTGCAGTATTTGGGTGATATGCCATTTACCCCGGTTGACTTTCATGGTTACAGAGTGCGCAATGTGGACAGGGATAAGCAAGTAAAAAGTACCGCCGCCCGAACTTATGTGTGGTCGGATAAAGCTCTTTCCGAACCTATACCACAACTAAGTCCACCAATTACAACAGCTCAATATTGTTCATTATGCAAAGTGGGCCCCGTGGCCGACGAGCAAGATTGGTTCAATCATTTGAACTCCAAACAACACAAGCGCCGCGCCGAATACCAGCAAAACTGGGAAAATTATCTGGTAGAAAGTGACTGA
- a CDS encoding DcaP family trimeric outer membrane transporter: MKKTASALPLLSAVLLSTSFLSGTISASPLKNTDFSFSGYVKLDAIASSYSDGTLASGNIGRDFYVPSLTPVGGEDEDTQFDAHIRQSRFRFASDTTLSNGEHIKAVMEFDMQVVPGGDDRISNSHQPRIRHAFITYKNWLFGQTWTTFQDVSALPETLDFIGVTDGTIFARQAMVRYTNGAFQVALENPETTVSPYQGGGRIVADDNAVPDLVLRYNHKRDWGHVTVAALVRQLAYQNQQGSNDIDSTETSYGISIGAKLKLGDDDLRLMFNTGTGLGRYSGLNIVNGAVLDENNNLQAIDSTGFAIAYRHMWNEQWRSSFTYSAFSADNETDLTGLNTTESTWSTRANLLYSPSKELTFGAEYGFAKREVESGLEGDMNRLQFSAKYAF; encoded by the coding sequence ATGAAAAAAACAGCTTCAGCCCTACCCCTGTTAAGTGCCGTCTTGCTCAGTACCTCGTTCCTGTCAGGAACGATTTCGGCTAGTCCACTTAAAAATACCGATTTCAGCTTTTCAGGCTACGTCAAACTGGATGCCATTGCCAGCAGTTACAGCGACGGTACGCTAGCCTCAGGTAATATCGGAAGAGACTTTTATGTACCCAGCTTAACCCCGGTTGGCGGCGAAGACGAAGATACCCAGTTCGACGCCCATATCCGCCAATCGCGTTTCCGTTTTGCGTCCGACACCACATTATCTAACGGCGAACACATCAAAGCCGTAATGGAATTTGATATGCAGGTGGTTCCTGGTGGCGACGACCGTATAAGTAACAGTCATCAACCCAGAATACGGCATGCTTTTATCACCTATAAAAACTGGCTGTTCGGACAAACCTGGACCACATTCCAGGACGTTAGTGCGCTGCCGGAAACGCTGGACTTTATTGGTGTCACAGATGGTACGATTTTCGCGCGCCAAGCCATGGTGCGTTATACCAATGGAGCATTTCAGGTTGCTTTAGAAAACCCCGAAACAACTGTTAGCCCTTATCAAGGCGGTGGACGTATCGTGGCTGACGACAATGCCGTGCCCGATTTAGTATTGCGCTACAACCACAAACGCGATTGGGGTCATGTTACGGTTGCCGCATTAGTAAGACAATTAGCCTACCAAAATCAGCAAGGCAGCAATGACATTGACAGTACAGAAACCAGTTACGGTATCAGTATCGGCGCTAAATTAAAGTTGGGTGATGATGATTTGCGCCTGATGTTCAATACCGGGACGGGACTGGGTCGCTATTCCGGCTTGAATATTGTTAATGGTGCGGTACTGGATGAGAATAATAATTTGCAGGCCATCGACTCTACAGGCTTTGCTATTGCTTACCGACACATGTGGAATGAACAGTGGCGCTCCAGCTTCACTTACTCCGCTTTTTCGGCGGATAACGAAACCGACCTAACGGGATTGAACACTACTGAATCCACTTGGAGTACGCGCGCGAACTTGCTTTACTCGCCGAGCAAAGAGCTTACCTTTGGTGCAGAATATGGCTTTGCCAAACGTGAAGTGGAAAGCGGTCTGGAAGGTGATATGAATCGCCTGCAATTTTCAGCGAAATACGCTTTTTAA
- the acs gene encoding acetate--CoA ligase — translation MNMPVDQQAIERDYQIKQQDYLELYQSSLEENDVFWLEKAKTLEWMKAPTQGFEGGFEPGNVNIKWFADGVLNVSTNCIDRHLVQRASDTAIIWEGDSADEDKHISFQELHDEVCKLANALKKLGVEKGDRIAIYMPMIPEAAYAMLACARIGAVHSVIFGGFSPNAIADRVNDCQAKVVITADAGRRGTKSVPLKANVDAALSNNACPSITHVLVFNAVGLDVPMGSVDVDAATILAECDSHCEPEPMAAEDPLFILYTSGSTGKPKGVLHTTGGYLVYAAATHKAVFDYQPGEIYWCAADVGWITGHTYIVYGPLANGATTVMFEGVPTYPDERRIGQIVDKHNINILYTAPTAIRALMAKGEFAGEGSSRESLRLLGSVGEPINPEAWHWYHRVIGNSRCPIVDTWWQTETGGMMITPLPGATEMKPGSATNPFFGIEPELVDNEGKALEGATEGNLIIKRSWPGQARTLWGDHERFEQTYFSTYPGNYFTGDGARRDEDGHYWITGRVDDVLNVSGHRLGTAEIESALVSHPAIAEAAVVGYPHDIKGQGIYVYVIPVAGTEVTDELSKEVVSWVRKELSPIASPDLMQWTPGLPKTRSGKIMRRILRKIAADDFASLGDTSTLADPGIVDTLIENRMNRG, via the coding sequence ATGAACATGCCCGTAGATCAGCAAGCCATAGAGCGCGATTATCAGATTAAACAGCAGGATTACCTCGAGCTTTATCAAAGCTCTTTAGAGGAAAACGATGTTTTTTGGTTGGAAAAAGCCAAAACCCTGGAGTGGATGAAAGCCCCTACTCAAGGGTTTGAAGGAGGGTTTGAACCGGGGAATGTGAATATTAAATGGTTTGCCGATGGTGTGTTAAATGTCAGTACTAATTGTATTGATCGCCACCTGGTACAGCGCGCCAGCGACACCGCTATCATTTGGGAAGGCGATAGCGCCGACGAAGATAAACATATCAGTTTCCAGGAGTTGCACGATGAAGTGTGCAAACTGGCCAATGCCTTGAAAAAGCTGGGTGTGGAAAAAGGCGATAGAATTGCCATTTATATGCCCATGATCCCCGAGGCTGCTTATGCCATGCTAGCCTGTGCCAGAATTGGTGCGGTGCACTCGGTGATCTTTGGCGGCTTTTCGCCAAATGCCATCGCTGACCGAGTGAATGATTGTCAGGCGAAAGTGGTGATTACTGCCGATGCCGGTCGACGTGGTACTAAATCGGTACCTCTGAAGGCAAACGTTGATGCTGCGTTGAGCAATAACGCTTGTCCCAGTATAACCCATGTTTTGGTCTTTAATGCCGTGGGTCTTGATGTGCCTATGGGCAGTGTCGATGTAGATGCAGCTACTATCCTTGCCGAGTGCGATAGCCACTGTGAACCTGAGCCCATGGCGGCGGAAGATCCGCTGTTTATTCTCTATACCTCCGGCTCTACCGGTAAACCGAAAGGGGTATTACATACAACGGGGGGCTATCTGGTATACGCTGCGGCGACCCATAAAGCCGTTTTCGATTACCAACCCGGTGAAATATACTGGTGTGCGGCAGATGTGGGTTGGATCACTGGCCATACTTACATTGTTTATGGGCCACTGGCCAATGGCGCCACTACGGTCATGTTCGAAGGCGTGCCCACTTACCCTGATGAGCGCCGCATTGGGCAGATTGTCGATAAACACAATATTAATATTCTTTACACTGCACCCACTGCCATTCGTGCATTGATGGCAAAAGGTGAGTTTGCCGGCGAAGGTTCAAGTAGAGAAAGTTTGCGTTTGTTAGGCTCTGTGGGGGAACCCATTAATCCTGAGGCCTGGCACTGGTACCACCGCGTTATCGGTAATAGCCGCTGTCCGATAGTGGATACCTGGTGGCAAACTGAAACCGGTGGCATGATGATCACGCCATTACCAGGTGCTACTGAGATGAAGCCAGGTTCAGCCACAAATCCGTTTTTTGGCATTGAACCCGAGCTGGTGGATAACGAGGGCAAGGCCCTGGAAGGGGCTACTGAGGGCAACCTTATTATTAAGCGCAGTTGGCCGGGACAGGCTCGCACCTTGTGGGGTGATCACGAGCGTTTTGAGCAAACCTATTTTTCCACTTATCCAGGGAATTACTTCACAGGTGATGGGGCTCGTCGCGATGAAGATGGTCATTATTGGATTACCGGGCGGGTTGACGACGTGCTCAATGTGTCTGGGCACCGCTTAGGTACAGCCGAAATCGAAAGCGCATTAGTATCTCATCCTGCTATTGCTGAAGCGGCAGTAGTGGGTTATCCCCATGATATTAAAGGCCAAGGCATCTATGTGTATGTTATTCCGGTAGCGGGCACTGAAGTTACTGACGAGTTAAGCAAAGAAGTAGTAAGTTGGGTACGAAAGGAGCTCAGTCCAATTGCTTCGCCAGATCTGATGCAGTGGACACCCGGATTACCCAAAACTCGTTCCGGAAAAATTATGCGTCGTATTTTGCGCAAAATAGCTGCAGATGATTTCGCCAGTCTAGGGGATACTTCTACACTGGCAGATCCGGGAATTGTGGACACCCTGATTGAAAACCGTATGAATCGCGGCTAA
- a CDS encoding response regulator transcription factor, with translation MSVILIADDHPLYRDALRISLDARLPGTHILETADMQSTLKQLKETPDLDLLLLDLHMPGSDDLFGLLHIRKLHPEVPVAVVSGLEQVEIVSKVMNAGAMGFIPKITPAAEVVDAINQMLQGETWLPERVAGQVDDNDDEFSALADKVATLTPSQYKVLCLLRDGLLNKQIGYQLGIAEKTVKTHVTSVLRKLEITNRTQAVLIANQLKLQAPQ, from the coding sequence GTGTCGGTTATACTCATTGCAGACGACCATCCTCTCTATCGAGATGCGCTACGCATCTCGTTGGATGCGCGTTTGCCCGGCACCCATATTCTTGAAACTGCGGATATGCAAAGCACCCTGAAGCAGTTAAAAGAAACCCCAGATCTAGATTTATTGCTACTGGATTTGCACATGCCTGGCAGCGATGATCTGTTCGGTTTATTGCATATTCGCAAACTACACCCAGAAGTGCCTGTTGCTGTGGTTTCTGGTCTTGAACAAGTAGAGATTGTTAGCAAGGTTATGAACGCAGGGGCTATGGGGTTTATCCCAAAAATAACGCCTGCTGCAGAAGTGGTAGACGCCATCAATCAAATGTTACAGGGAGAAACCTGGTTGCCAGAACGAGTGGCCGGGCAAGTAGATGACAACGATGATGAGTTCAGCGCACTGGCAGATAAAGTCGCCACGCTAACGCCCTCGCAATACAAGGTGTTATGCTTGTTACGAGATGGTTTACTCAATAAACAGATCGGTTATCAGTTAGGTATTGCGGAAAAAACAGTAAAAACTCATGTCACATCGGTTTTACGTAAACTGGAAATTACCAATCGCACTCAAGCCGTGCTAATAGCTAATCAGCTAAAGCTGCAAGCGCCTCAATAG
- a CDS encoding mechanosensitive ion channel family protein yields MNSNENHAESFEVTTQSLSTTLNNYVVVAQEAVLSMGFVVQLSIILTIYLFAFLLAGQIRLRLGAINKPPEQGAHTLKILAHKLTGIIFPILSISFLKLSTVLGEQYQFDDWLLNVALVVAVLLFLNTLVRALVDSKNIATFMRWVVLPVVFLHLVGILPGIVAVMESMSINVGNVEVSSYGVARVLIFGVILFWLGRASRNVGKELIRNHEKLDVTTKEVFTKVFEVALFCVMFVLLLNIMGINLTALAVFGGAVGVGLGLGLQSIASNFISGIIILLDRSLTIGDFVELEDGSKGFVREFRMRYTVLETYDGKDILVPNEKFINSLMINWTHKDPKQRYRIDFSVAYKTDIRAMCDIIKEAVGQHPQVISGEDIPFEERPDCEIDSFGDSGVNMFVEFWMIGIDDGKNRVGGDLLLIVFETLREHNIEIPFPQREVRVLDNSAITMRNSTSE; encoded by the coding sequence ATGAATAGCAACGAAAACCACGCTGAGTCATTCGAAGTAACAACTCAATCCTTAAGTACCACGTTAAACAACTATGTCGTTGTGGCTCAAGAGGCAGTATTGAGCATGGGCTTTGTGGTGCAGTTATCCATTATCCTCACCATTTATTTGTTTGCGTTTTTGTTGGCCGGGCAAATCCGACTGCGTTTGGGGGCCATTAATAAGCCACCGGAGCAAGGTGCTCATACCTTAAAGATTCTGGCCCATAAATTAACCGGCATTATTTTTCCAATATTGTCGATTTCCTTCCTCAAACTTTCCACAGTGCTGGGAGAGCAATATCAGTTTGACGACTGGTTATTGAATGTGGCCCTTGTGGTTGCAGTGCTGTTGTTCCTCAATACGTTGGTCCGGGCACTGGTAGACAGTAAAAATATTGCTACCTTCATGCGCTGGGTTGTTTTACCTGTAGTGTTCTTACACCTGGTGGGGATCTTACCGGGCATTGTGGCGGTGATGGAGTCTATGTCTATTAACGTGGGTAATGTTGAGGTATCCAGCTATGGGGTGGCGAGAGTTCTGATTTTCGGCGTAATTTTATTTTGGCTGGGTCGCGCCTCTCGCAACGTTGGCAAGGAACTGATCCGCAACCACGAAAAGCTGGACGTCACCACCAAGGAAGTGTTCACCAAAGTGTTTGAAGTGGCACTGTTTTGTGTGATGTTCGTGCTGCTGTTAAACATCATGGGCATCAACCTGACGGCACTTGCCGTTTTTGGTGGTGCGGTCGGTGTTGGCCTGGGCTTAGGCTTGCAAAGTATCGCTTCGAACTTTATCTCCGGCATCATCATCTTATTGGACCGTTCACTGACTATCGGCGATTTTGTAGAACTGGAAGATGGCAGTAAAGGCTTTGTGCGCGAGTTTCGGATGCGATATACCGTATTAGAAACCTATGATGGCAAGGACATTCTGGTACCCAATGAGAAGTTCATTAACTCCTTAATGATCAACTGGACCCACAAAGATCCCAAGCAGCGCTACCGCATCGATTTTAGTGTGGCCTATAAAACCGATATCCGCGCCATGTGCGACATTATTAAAGAGGCTGTGGGTCAGCATCCACAAGTGATCAGCGGCGAAGACATCCCTTTTGAAGAACGCCCCGATTGTGAGATTGATTCTTTCGGCGACTCTGGCGTGAACATGTTTGTAGAGTTCTGGATGATAGGCATCGACGATGGTAAGAACCGCGTTGGTGGGGATTTGTTATTGATCGTGTTCGAAACGCTTCGAGAGCACAATATTGAAATCCCCTTCCCACAACGTGAAGTGCGGGTGCTGGACAATTCTGCGATCACCATGCGCAATAGCACCTCCGAGTGA